One stretch of Oncorhynchus clarkii lewisi isolate Uvic-CL-2024 chromosome 1, UVic_Ocla_1.0, whole genome shotgun sequence DNA includes these proteins:
- the LOC139406814 gene encoding LOW QUALITY PROTEIN: dapper homolog 2 (The sequence of the model RefSeq protein was modified relative to this genomic sequence to represent the inferred CDS: inserted 3 bases in 2 codons; deleted 2 bases in 1 codon) produces MAVGIDHGQVGERFQEALAGLQELHFLKEKQCYMVNWALCMDGTDLQGTEEQRLKATMSALKQQLSCLRRQDVGLKTHLQHLDQQISDLKLDVCNASIEKLESKSRSSSGFYDLSDCGSRSLSNSYTTVYSECLSSSQTSLLSPHGPSGSHTLSIAAQKNVASCRHSVEETNTHPNPPPHGKGQHLGSSRIHTGTTGADRARQRPVSTGDLDTMMTPGLGSYKSVDVKKSSVCSNLWSSTTVDPKYRSNLVSSNGAEVYLYLSPRHAVALQSPIFSLGWEPAVMEAPDGQGPTADAFPSVETLQRGRVGGMEPKPLGYIDTFLRXSMSKINIRTEFGRDTMQMPQNDPPSYPHEADEVGTLCPDVPQVQVPPQQPAKLSQPDIRPMTSRRQYLMYASQEQVNYVNLTQQALXYSYPVALREYSGSGLHTTTSTNNIVRVSSNGVREQGHPNLGHVEVPGGGGAS; encoded by the exons ATGGCTGTGGGCATCGATCACGGACAGGTCGGGGAGAGATTTCAAGAAGCACTTGCCGGACTGCAGGAATTGCATTTTCTCAAAGAGAAACAGTGCTACATGGTAAACTGGGCACTGTGTATGGATGGGACGGACCTTCAGGGGACCGAGGAACAGCGCTTGAAGGCGACTATGTCAGCCCTCAAGCAACAACTG TCATGCCTGCGCAGGCAGGATGTGGGGCTGAAGACACACCTGCAGCATCTGGACCAGCAGATCAGTGATCTAAAGCTGGACGTGTGCAATGCCTCCATTGAGAAACTGGAGAGCAAAAGTAGATCCAGCTCAG gtttctATGACCTCAGTGATTGCGGCTCCAGGTCTTTGTCCAACTCCTACACAACGGTATACAGCGagtgcctctcctcctcccaaaCTAGCCTTCTCTCTCCCCATGGCCCCTCTGGATCTCACACCCTCAGTATAGCAGCCCAGAAGAATGTGGCATCCTGCCGGCACTCCGTTGAGGAGACCAACAcccaccctaacccccccccccat ggGAAAGGGCAGCACCTGGGCAGCAGTAGGATCCACACTGGCACCACGGGCGCCGACAGGGCCAGACAGAGGCCCGTTTCCA CAGGTGACCTGGACACGATGATGACGCCAGGACTGGGCAGCTACAAGTCTGTGGACGTGAAGAAATCCTCTGTGTGCTCCAACCTCTGGAGCTCCACCACCGTCGACCCCAAGTACCGAAGTAACCTGGTGTCCAGCAATGGGGCAGAGGTCTACCTCTACCTAAGCCCCCGCCACGCCGTGGCCCTCCAGAGCCCCATCTTCTCTCTGGGTTGGGAGCCGGCTGTCATGGAAGCCCCAGATGGCCAGGGCCCTACGGCAGATGCTTTCCCCAGTGTGGAAACTCTTCAGAGGGGACGCGTAGGGGGGATGGAGCCCAAGCCTCTTGGATACATCGACACATTTCTCA GGAGCATGAGCAAGATAAACATCCGGACAGAGTTTGGCAGAGACACAATGCAGATGCCTCAGAATGATCCCCCAAGTTATCCCCATGAGGCGGATGAAGTTGGAACATTGTGTCCAGATGTGCCTCAAGTTCAGGTGCCTCCACAGCAGCCAGCCAAGCTGTCACAGCCAGACATCAGACCAATGACCAGTCGGAGGCAGTATCTGATGTATGCCAGTCAGGAGCAAGTGAACTATGTTAACCTCACCCAGCAGGCACT CTACTCCTACCCTGTAGCACTGAGGGAGTACAGTGGTAGTGGTCTCCACACCACCACTTCCACCAATAACATAGTCAGGGTGTCATCCAATGGGGTGAGAGAGCAAGGCCATCCGAACCTGGGCCATGTGGAGGTCCCAGGAGGGGGAGGGGCATcttag